CTTCGAACGACTTCTCGCTAAAAAGAACGGTAAATACGCCAAGCTTCATATCTCTTCACCCCTTTTGAATGCATAAACTCGTTTGCTTCCTCTATATGGTAAGACTTGTTACCTCACTCCAGTAAAGCGCTTACAGTTTGGCGTATCACGAGATGGTGTGGAACTGTGCTCATTCTCTCTACGGGTTCATTGCGGATTTGTCTGAGTAACTGCTCTGCTGCGGCTTTTCCGTACATGAACGGGTCATTGTGTACGGTGGTGAGCATGGGGCGGGAAAGTGAGGCAAGCTCCAAATTGTCGAAGCCCATGACGGAGATGTCTTCTGGTACACGAATGCCATGGTCGTACAAGTAATTGAGGACGCCAACCGCCATCAGGTCTGTTGCGACAAAAACGGCTGTCGGACGAATTTTTTCTTCACAAATACGGCGCATGGCTTCGTAACCGCTCTTGGCTGTGAATTCTCCTTCCACGACGAATCCTTCATGGATGGGCAAATCATGTGCCCGCATGGCTTTTCGGTAACCGCCCATGCGATCCAGACCGCACGGCGGGTCCCACAATGGACCAGATATACACGCGATTTTTGTATGACCTTGCGAGATGAGATAGGCAGTAGCATCATAGGAGGCTTGCACATTGTTGACGTTGACAGTCGGAATCTGATAGCCGGGCAAATCGTGGCCGGTAACAACAAGGGGAACCTGAATCTCTTGTAGCGTCTGGATATTGCCCTCCAAGAAATGAATACTCGCGATAATGACACCATCGATTTGTTTTTCTTTGAACAGTCGCAAGTACTTCAGCTCTTTGTCCACCACTTCATCGGATATCGCCAAGAACATGCTGTAGTCGTACTCGCTAATGACGCTGTCAATTCCGTAAATGAGATTGGAGTAAAAATTGTTGGAGATATC
This genomic stretch from Brevibacillus sp. DP1.3A harbors:
- a CDS encoding LacI family DNA-binding transcriptional regulator, which produces MTVTIKDIAQLANVSIATVSRVLNNSKPVRPELRERVLKIVQETGFQPNAIARSLVSKETRIIGVMIPDISNNFYSNLIYGIDSVISEYDYSMFLAISDEVVDKELKYLRLFKEKQIDGVIIASIHFLEGNIQTLQEIQVPLVVTGHDLPGYQIPTVNVNNVQASYDATAYLISQGHTKIACISGPLWDPPCGLDRMGGYRKAMRAHDLPIHEGFVVEGEFTAKSGYEAMRRICEEKIRPTAVFVATDLMAVGVLNYLYDHGIRVPEDISVMGFDNLELASLSRPMLTTVHNDPFMYGKAAAEQLLRQIRNEPVERMSTVPHHLVIRQTVSALLE